A DNA window from Haliovirga abyssi contains the following coding sequences:
- a CDS encoding toll/interleukin-1 receptor domain-containing protein: protein MKKKVDLNIKSIFYKGEFLVINAEFINNDNIIAFNFKDIYIKIIGKNGDDVVTTIINGENLNKLLLKANEKKDWIFEVENPNYTDISKYKWETNLQFLFKENTSETEEIENENSQTITNIEKEGESLMEEGKSTIKSKFEYDVAFSFAGEDRKYVEKVAEQLKDKINIFYDKFEEIDLWGKNLYTHLNEIYSKKSKYVVMFISEHYSKKLWTNHERQSAQERAFNENKEYILPARFDNTEIPGVLKTVGYIDLKKIDEIEFSNIILKKIKKYKEEEVPEKNSKKNEKNISLNQKIYKSDIELYNKIKEIIKNSVEFSKDWDFGSPHRDNSLNGLFHIELQFESPDFEFINEKLEIIKKELFESIKKFILSVSINTFPKGNGFQEIPYEWSYEQPELFEKTRNEINSLADEMWKKYCNFVKMGRICLEL, encoded by the coding sequence ATGAAGAAAAAAGTAGATTTAAATATAAAAAGCATTTTTTACAAAGGAGAATTTTTGGTAATTAATGCAGAATTTATAAATAATGATAACATTATTGCCTTTAATTTTAAGGATATTTATATAAAAATAATAGGGAAAAATGGAGATGATGTTGTTACAACTATTATTAATGGAGAAAACTTAAATAAATTATTATTAAAAGCAAATGAGAAAAAAGATTGGATATTTGAAGTTGAAAACCCAAATTATACTGATATTAGTAAATATAAATGGGAAACTAATTTACAATTCCTTTTTAAGGAAAATACGTCAGAAACAGAAGAAATTGAAAATGAAAATAGTCAGACAATAACTAATATAGAGAAAGAAGGGGAAAGTTTAATGGAAGAGGGAAAAAGCACAATAAAAAGTAAATTTGAATATGATGTTGCGTTTTCATTTGCAGGAGAAGATAGAAAATATGTAGAAAAAGTTGCAGAACAACTAAAAGATAAAATAAATATATTTTATGATAAATTTGAAGAAATTGATTTGTGGGGGAAAAATTTATATACGCATCTTAATGAAATATATAGTAAAAAATCAAAATATGTTGTTATGTTTATTTCAGAGCATTACTCAAAAAAATTATGGACAAACCATGAGAGACAAAGTGCTCAAGAAAGAGCATTTAATGAGAATAAAGAATATATTTTACCTGCAAGATTTGATAATACAGAAATTCCTGGTGTCCTAAAAACAGTTGGCTATATAGACTTAAAAAAGATTGATGAAATTGAATTTTCTAATATAATTCTGAAAAAAATTAAAAAATACAAAGAAGAGGAAGTTCCTGAGAAAAATTCAAAAAAAAATGAGAAAAATATATCCTTAAATCAAAAAATATATAAATCAGATATTGAATTGTATAATAAAATTAAAGAAATCATAAAAAATAGTGTGGAATTTTCTAAAGATTGGGATTTCGGGTCACCGCACAGGGATAATAGTTTGAATGGATTGTTCCACATAGAATTACAATTTGAATCGCCAGATTTTGAATTTATTAATGAAAAACTTGAAATTATTAAAAAAGAATTATTTGAGTCTATAAAAAAATTTATCTTAAGTGTTTCTATTAATACTTTTCCAAAAGGAAATGGTTTTCAAGAGATTCCTTATGAATGGAGTTATGAACAACCAGAATTATTTGAGAAAACTAGAAATGAAATAAATTCTTTAGCTGATGAAATGTGGAAGAAATACTGTAATTTTGTAAAAATGGGAAGAATTTGTTTAGAGCTATAA
- a CDS encoding Eco57I restriction-modification methylase domain-containing protein has translation MIPKCQIFTPLEYVTKLLDIAEYKEFLYGKKILENSCGNGNILVEIVKRYIADCIEKGFLLDEIKNGLENDIYAFEIDLAHSEECKRRLNEIVNFYNIYEVKWNINNNDYLKNIDNQKFDFIIGNPPYIMYKELDNETRKFLKEKYKVCENGKFDYCYAFIEKSIKDLKTNGKMSYLIPGSIFKNVFGKNLRNFLLPHINEIYDYSEKALFTNVLTSSTILNLEKDSNNDEIIYHNIIMENSKKIQKIKLGEKWIFHNIKFSSSKKKFGDYFKVSNSVATLSNKVFIIDKYEEVDENYIKVEEFLIEKTLLKKAASPKGMSKNKNEYIIFPYYYTNENKIKRYSEVDFVKRFPEAKKYLISRIEELEKRKSDKNSSWFEYGRSQALNHLNQDMLILSSIITGNAKIYDIDKEYIPYSGFYITKKDKYGLEVAKENLMSKEFLNYVKGIGISASGNSKRITVKDIAEFPLFKI, from the coding sequence GTGATACCAAAATGTCAAATATTTACACCATTAGAATATGTAACAAAATTACTTGATATTGCTGAATATAAGGAGTTTTTATATGGTAAAAAAATATTAGAAAATTCTTGCGGAAATGGTAATATATTAGTTGAAATAGTAAAAAGGTATATAGCTGATTGTATTGAAAAAGGATTTTTGCTTGATGAAATAAAGAATGGGTTAGAAAATGATATTTATGCTTTTGAAATTGATTTAGCTCATTCAGAAGAGTGCAAGAGAAGGCTTAATGAAATTGTTAATTTTTATAACATATATGAAGTGAAATGGAATATAAATAATAATGATTATTTAAAAAATATAGATAATCAAAAATTTGATTTTATAATTGGAAATCCACCCTATATTATGTACAAAGAGTTAGATAATGAAACTAGAAAATTTTTAAAAGAAAAGTATAAAGTTTGTGAAAATGGAAAATTTGATTATTGTTATGCTTTCATTGAGAAAAGTATAAAAGATTTAAAAACTAATGGAAAAATGTCTTACTTGATACCTGGAAGTATTTTTAAAAATGTTTTTGGTAAGAATTTAAGAAATTTTTTATTACCCCATATTAATGAAATTTATGATTATTCAGAAAAAGCATTATTTACTAATGTTTTAACTTCATCAACGATATTAAATCTTGAAAAGGATAGCAATAATGATGAAATTATTTATCATAATATTATTATGGAGAATTCAAAAAAAATTCAAAAAATAAAATTAGGAGAAAAATGGATATTTCATAATATAAAATTTTCTTCTTCTAAAAAGAAATTTGGAGATTACTTTAAAGTTTCTAATAGTGTAGCAACTTTGTCGAATAAAGTCTTTATAATAGATAAATATGAGGAAGTTGATGAAAACTATATAAAAGTTGAGGAGTTTTTAATAGAAAAAACTTTATTAAAAAAAGCAGCAAGTCCAAAAGGGATGTCTAAAAATAAAAATGAATATATAATTTTTCCGTATTATTATACTAATGAAAATAAAATTAAAAGGTACTCAGAAGTTGATTTTGTAAAAAGATTTCCAGAAGCCAAAAAATATTTAATTAGTAGAATAGAAGAATTGGAAAAAAGAAAGTCTGATAAAAATTCTTCTTGGTTTGAATATGGAAGAAGTCAAGCTTTAAATCATTTAAATCAAGACATGTTAATATTATCATCAATAATAACAGGAAATGCTAAAATATATGATATTGATAAAGAATATATTCCATATTCAGGATTTTATATTACTAAGAAAGATAAATATGGACTTGAAGTTGCAAAAGAAAATCTTATGAGTAAAGAATTTTTAAACTATGTTAAAGGTATTGGTATTAGTGCTAGTGGAAATTCAAAAAGAATTACAGTAAAGGATATAGCAGAATTTCCATTATTTAAAATATAA
- a CDS encoding ATP-binding protein → MKKLLFTIEDKAIAELFGRQNFSTKESAIFELVKNSYDAGSKECIVEIKQTENEEFIKIIDFGCGMNEEDIKKNWMHVGKSNKGYIDEKISKRVLAGAKGVGRFALARLGDEIEMTSQKLDSYPIIWKTNWESSSILNLPNKIKSGTEIKIKTLREKWKEKDKDKLIEFLSRAYYGNEMKISVIYNETKEEVQELFSKLKMGINYTSKILLDYVSEDNTLNIEVVSDEFKKEVQEISNDFNILNFNMTKDMSEELSSNILKEEFTKETLTDVGSFKMELYFAMDRVPVDATEKFMYKHGTLIDPIKSGIILYRNAFSISSLEGKKDWIGLGARARKSPAAATHPTGAWRVRANQLSGFVQIDKKRNNFLIDLANRQGLEENEYYESFLKIIDSGIKEFERYRQNIIRVIDKKNKSLTELEPKKTKIMDRFIKNPKIIERLPKKDIKKLATEMETIKKTVTQQTKESKEKEARYKYDVRILNSLATQGLKAGATAHEFHADRNKLAKGTTLIIDALKKYEYWEELKSPDKTKFAYANVPQLLLSLDKINKKLGIFLDTILKKMKKDAFTSPIKSLEKELKFIINNWKKDYEWLEIKLNGKNIELDKYSFTADVLDVIFDNLILNSIQNNQLKDKLIIEIDYLIKNNVINFSYKDNGIGLNKKYLKNPFKILEVHETSRKDGHGLGMWIINNTLQMYGGQIDKILNDDGFKLEFQFIGG, encoded by the coding sequence GTGAAGAAATTATTATTTACTATAGAAGATAAAGCGATTGCAGAATTATTTGGAAGACAAAACTTTAGTACAAAAGAATCTGCAATATTTGAATTGGTAAAAAATTCATATGATGCTGGTTCAAAAGAATGTATTGTTGAAATAAAACAAACTGAAAACGAAGAGTTTATAAAGATTATTGATTTTGGTTGCGGGATGAATGAAGAAGATATTAAAAAAAATTGGATGCATGTAGGAAAAAGTAATAAAGGTTACATTGATGAAAAAATATCTAAGAGAGTGCTAGCAGGAGCAAAAGGTGTTGGAAGATTTGCTTTAGCTAGATTAGGAGATGAAATAGAAATGACTTCTCAGAAATTAGATAGTTATCCTATTATTTGGAAAACAAATTGGGAGTCATCTTCAATTTTAAACTTACCTAATAAAATTAAGTCTGGAACGGAAATAAAAATTAAAACTTTAAGAGAAAAATGGAAAGAAAAAGATAAGGATAAATTAATTGAATTTTTGAGTAGAGCATATTATGGCAATGAAATGAAAATTTCAGTTATTTATAACGAAACAAAGGAAGAAGTACAAGAATTATTTTCTAAATTAAAAATGGGGATAAATTATACAAGCAAAATTTTATTAGATTATGTATCAGAAGATAATACTTTGAATATTGAAGTAGTATCAGATGAGTTTAAAAAAGAAGTACAAGAAATTTCTAATGATTTCAATATTTTGAATTTTAATATGACTAAAGATATGAGTGAAGAGCTTAGTTCTAATATATTAAAAGAAGAATTTACAAAAGAAACTTTAACAGATGTAGGAAGTTTTAAAATGGAGTTATATTTTGCTATGGATAGAGTTCCAGTAGATGCAACAGAAAAATTTATGTATAAACATGGAACTTTAATTGATCCAATAAAGTCTGGGATAATTTTATATAGAAATGCATTTAGTATTTCGTCACTAGAAGGAAAAAAAGATTGGATTGGATTAGGAGCAAGAGCAAGAAAATCACCTGCAGCAGCAACCCATCCTACTGGAGCATGGAGAGTTCGTGCAAACCAATTATCAGGGTTCGTTCAAATTGATAAAAAGAGGAATAATTTTTTAATAGATTTAGCTAACAGACAAGGGTTAGAAGAAAATGAATATTATGAATCTTTTTTAAAAATAATTGACTCAGGAATAAAAGAATTTGAAAGATATAGACAAAATATTATTCGTGTAATAGATAAAAAAAATAAATCTTTGACTGAACTTGAACCCAAAAAGACAAAAATAATGGATCGTTTTATAAAAAATCCAAAGATAATTGAAAGATTACCTAAAAAAGATATAAAAAAATTAGCTACTGAGATGGAAACTATAAAAAAGACAGTAACTCAGCAAACAAAAGAATCTAAAGAAAAAGAAGCAAGATATAAATATGATGTTAGAATATTAAATTCTTTAGCAACTCAAGGATTAAAAGCTGGAGCAACTGCTCATGAATTTCATGCAGATAGAAATAAATTAGCTAAAGGGACAACTCTTATTATAGATGCATTAAAAAAATATGAGTATTGGGAAGAATTAAAATCCCCAGATAAGACTAAATTTGCTTATGCTAATGTTCCACAATTGCTTTTAAGTCTTGATAAAATTAATAAAAAATTAGGTATTTTTTTAGATACAATATTAAAGAAAATGAAAAAAGATGCTTTTACTTCTCCAATAAAATCATTAGAAAAAGAATTAAAATTTATTATTAATAATTGGAAAAAAGATTATGAGTGGTTAGAAATAAAATTAAATGGAAAAAACATAGAATTAGATAAATATTCTTTTACTGCAGATGTATTAGATGTAATATTTGATAATTTAATTTTAAATAGTATACAAAATAATCAATTAAAAGATAAATTAATTATAGAAATAGATTATTTAATTAAAAATAATGTTATTAATTTTAGCTATAAAGATAATGGAATAGGATTAAATAAAAAGTACTTAAAAAATCCATTTAAAATACTAGAAGTACATGAAACATCTAGAAAAGATGGACATGGACTAGGGATGTGGATTATTAACAATACCCTTCAAATGTATGGAGGTCAAATTGATAAAATATTAAATGATGATGGATTTAAATTAGAATTTCAATTTATTGGAGGTTAA
- a CDS encoding HNH endonuclease — MIIKNDYRNTSYTLVDFSIDDKKEKFMKEFRKKHKRAKNVYTIVKEKQNEFNRPFREIYNNRCVYCGVTNQIITDSNFEVDHIFPKSKEGETSINVNGIDNIASACKTCNRGKSDYTCKDENFDKINPDKNFLPHIFFREKDYSIQIKTDYILNDDIKALYNALEFGTQLRRIDYLVMQLKDFCEKYSEESIIEKMNKIISKLEQNRREIY, encoded by the coding sequence ATGATAATCAAAAATGATTATAGAAATACTTCATATACTTTGGTAGATTTTTCTATTGATGATAAAAAAGAAAAGTTTATGAAAGAATTTAGGAAAAAACATAAAAGGGCAAAAAATGTATATACAATAGTTAAAGAAAAGCAAAATGAATTTAATAGACCATTTAGAGAAATTTATAATAATAGATGTGTTTATTGTGGTGTTACAAATCAAATAATTACAGATTCTAATTTTGAAGTAGACCATATCTTTCCAAAATCAAAAGAAGGAGAAACTTCAATTAATGTAAATGGAATTGATAATATAGCTTCAGCTTGTAAAACTTGTAATCGAGGAAAAAGTGATTATACTTGTAAGGATGAAAATTTTGATAAAATAAACCCTGATAAAAACTTTCTTCCACATATATTTTTTAGAGAAAAGGATTATTCGATTCAAATAAAAACTGATTATATTTTAAATGATGATATAAAGGCTTTATATAATGCTCTTGAATTTGGAACACAACTTAGAAGAATAGATTATTTAGTTATGCAGTTAAAAGACTTTTGTGAAAAATATTCAGAGGAATCTATTATTGAAAAGATGAATAAAATTATTTCAAAATTAGAACAAAATCGTAGAGAAATATATTAA